A genomic stretch from Mus pahari chromosome 6, PAHARI_EIJ_v1.1, whole genome shotgun sequence includes:
- the Mob3c gene encoding MOB kinase activator 3C → MALCLKQVFAKDKTFRPRKRFEPGTQRFELYKKAQASLKSGLDLRSVVRLPPGESIDDWIAVHVVDFFNRINLIYGTMAEHCSESSCPVMAGGPRYEYRWQDERQYRRPAKLSAPRYMALLMDWIEGLINDEDVFPTRVGVPFPKNFQQVCTKILTRLFRVFVHVYIHHFDSILSMGAEAHVNTCYKHFYYFIQEFSLVDQRELEPLREMTERICH, encoded by the exons ATGGCACTGTGTCTGAAGCAGGTGTTTGCGAAGGACAAGACCTTCCGGCCCCGGAAGCGCTTTGAGCCTGGCACACAGCGCTTTGAGCTATATAAGAAGGCACAGGCTTCACTCAAGTCTGGCCTGGACCTTCGGAGTGTGGTGAGGCTGCCGCCCGGGGAGAGCATCGATGACTGGATCGCTGTGCATGTGGTGGACTTCTTCAACCGTATCAACCTCATCTATGGCACCATGGCTGAGCACTGCAGTGAGAGCAGCTGCCCAGTCATGGCTGGTGGGCCCCGCTACGAGTACCGCTGGCAGGACGAGCGTCAGTACCGAAGGCCCGCCAAGCTCTCAGCACCCCGCTATATGGCATTGCTCATGGACTGGATCGAGGGTCTCATCAATGATGAGGATGTCTTTCCTACACGTGTGG GAGTTCCCTTCCCCAAGAACTTCCAGCAGGTCTGCACCAAGATCCTGACCCGACTCTTCCGAGTCTTTGTCCATGTCTACATCCACCACTTCGACAGCATCCTCAGCATGGGCGCGGAGGCACACGTCAACACCTGCTATAAGCACTTTTACTACTTCATCCAGGAGTTCAGCCTGGTGGACCAGAGGGAACTGGAGCCACTG AGGGAGATGACAGAACGGATCTGTCACTGA